The Callospermophilus lateralis isolate mCalLat2 chromosome 15, mCalLat2.hap1, whole genome shotgun sequence genome window below encodes:
- the Ndufb8 gene encoding NADH dehydrogenase [ubiquinone] 1 beta subcomplex subunit 8, mitochondrial — translation MAAARAGALGVRWLRRAVGNVVPLGARTASHITKDMLPGPYPKTPEERAAAAKKYNMRVEDYEPYPDDGMGYGDYPKLPDRSQHERDPWYEWDHTDLRLNWGEPIHWDLDMYIRNRVDTSPTPVSWNTMCKHLFGFVAFMIFMFWVGEKYPTYQPVGPKQYPYNNLYLERGGDPTKEPEPVVHYEI, via the exons ATGGCGGCGGCCAGAGCTGGGGCCCTGGGAGTTCGATGGCTGAGAAGGGCTGTCGGGAACGTGGTGCCGCTGGGGGCACGGACAG CCTCCCACATTACCAAGGACATGCTTCCGGGGCCCTATCCTAAGACCCCAGAAGAACGGGCAGCCGCCGCCAAGAAGTACAACATGCGTGTGGAAGACTACGAGCCTTACCCGGATGATGGCATGGG GTATGGTGACTACCCGAAGCTCCCTGATCGCTCACAGCATGAGAGGGATCCATGGTATGAATGGGACCACACAGACCTAAGGTTGAACTGGGGTGAACCG ATACACTGGGACCTAGACATGTATATCAGGAACCGTGTGGATACATCCCCCACACCTGTTTCTTGGAATACCATGTGTAAACATCTTTTCGGCTTCGTGGCCTTCATGATTTTCATGTTCTGGGTGGGGGAGAAATATCCCACCTACCAGCCTGTG GGGCCGAAGCAATATCCTTATAATAATCTGTACCTGGAACGAGGAGGTGATCCCACCAAAGAACCTGAGCCAGTGGTTCACTATGAGATCTGA
- the Hif1an gene encoding hypoxia-inducible factor 1-alpha inhibitor, translating to MAATAAGAAASGSGEPQEEAEALGPAWDESQLRTYSFPTRPIPRLSQSDPRAEELIENEEPVVLTDTNLVYPALKWDLEYLQENIGNGDFSVYSASTHKFLYYDEKKMANFQNFKPRSNREEMKFHEFVEKLQDIQQQGGDERLYLQQTLNDTVGRKIVMDFLGFNWNWINKQQGKRGWGQLTSNLLLIGMEGNVTPAHYDEQQNFFAQIKGHKRCILFPPDQFECLYPYPVHHPCDRQSQVDFDNPDYERFPNFQNVVGYETVVGPGDVLYIPMYWWHHIESLLNGGITITVNFWYKGAPTPKRIEYPLKAHQKVAIMRNIEKMLGEALGNPQEVGPLLNTMIKGRYN from the exons ATGGCGGCAACAGCAGCTGGGGCTGCAGCTTCGGGCTCTGGAGAGCCCCAGGAAGAGGCTGAAGCCCTGGGCCCTGCCTGGGATGAATCGCAGTTGCGCACTTATAGCTTCCCGACCCGGCCCATCCCGCGTCTGAGTCAGAGCGACCCCCGGGCGGAGGAGCTCATCGAAAATGAG GAACCTGTAGTGCTGACTGACACAAATCTTGTGTATCCTGCTCTGAAATGGGATCTTGAGTACCTACAAGAGAATATTGGCAACGGGGACTTTTCCGTGTACAGTGCCAGCACCCACAAGTTCTTGTACTATGATGAGAAGAAGATGGCTAATTTCCAGAACTTTAAACCGAGGTCCAACAGGGAGGAAATGAAATTTCATGAATTTGTTGAGAAACTGCAGGATATACAGCAGCAAGGTGGGGACGAGAG GTTGTATCTGCAGCAAACACTCAATGACACTGTGGGCAGGAAGATTGTCATGGACTTCTTGGGTTTTAACTGGAACTGGATTAATAAGCAACAGGGAAAACGTGGCTGGGGGCAGTTGACCTCTAACCTGCTGCTCATTGGCATGGAAG GAAATGTGACACCTGCTCActatgatgagcaacagaacttCTTTGCCCAGATAAAAGGCCATAAGCGATGCATCTTATTCCCTCCGGATCAGTTTGAGTGCCTCTATCCATATCCTGTTCATCACCCATGTGACAGACAGAGCCAG GTGGACTTTGACAATCCTGACTACGAGAGGTTCCCCAATTTCCAAAATGTGGTTGGTTATGAAACAGTGGTTGGCCCTGGTGATGTTCTTTACATCCCAATGTACTG GTGGCATCACATAGAGTCATTACTTAATGGAGGAATTACCATCACTGTGAACTTCTGGTATAAG GGGGCACCTACCCCTAAGAGAATTGAATATCCTCTCAAAGCTCATCAGAAAGTTGCCATAATGAGAAACATTGAAAAGATGCTTGGAGAGGCTTTGGGGAACCCACAAGAG GTGGGACCTTTATTGAACACAATGATCAAGGGCCGATACAATTAG